A section of the Enterococcus montenegrensis genome encodes:
- the rnc gene encoding ribonuclease III, with amino-acid sequence MDNQLQTMLKEKFGIVFKNVSLLEQAFTHSSYVNEHRNLNLADNERLEFLGDAVLELLVSRYLYRQYPDLPEGKLTKMRASIVREESLAAFAKECDFDKAIKLGKGEENSGGRTRPSLLCDLFEAFLGALYLDQDLETVKAFIQKVIFPKVAAGAFSHEMDYKTRLQEVLQKGGDVQIDYRLVKEEGPAHERIFWTEVYCDDRLIGKGQGKSKKLAEQAAANNALEKLA; translated from the coding sequence ATGGATAATCAATTACAAACTATGTTAAAAGAAAAATTTGGGATTGTTTTTAAAAACGTATCGTTATTAGAACAAGCATTTACCCATTCATCTTATGTCAATGAGCATCGCAATTTGAATTTAGCCGACAACGAACGTCTGGAATTTCTCGGGGATGCCGTTTTGGAATTATTGGTTTCTCGTTACTTGTATCGCCAATATCCCGATTTACCTGAAGGAAAGCTAACGAAAATGCGGGCGTCTATTGTGCGGGAGGAAAGTTTAGCTGCTTTTGCTAAAGAATGTGATTTTGACAAAGCAATAAAGTTAGGTAAAGGGGAAGAAAACTCTGGTGGCAGAACTCGTCCTTCACTTTTATGTGATCTTTTTGAAGCTTTCTTAGGAGCGTTATATTTGGATCAAGATTTAGAAACAGTTAAAGCTTTTATTCAAAAAGTGATTTTCCCTAAAGTTGCTGCGGGTGCTTTTTCACATGAGATGGATTACAAAACACGTCTGCAAGAAGTCTTGCAAAAAGGTGGCGACGTGCAGATTGATTATCGCCTGGTCAAAGAAGAAGGTCCGGCTCATGAACGGATTTTTTGGACAGAAGTGTATTGCGATGATCGTTTGATTGGTAAAGGCCAAGGAAAATCAAAAAAATTAGCCGAGCAAGCGGCGGCCAATAACGCCTTAGAAAAACTTGCATAG